Proteins found in one Oncorhynchus mykiss isolate Arlee chromosome 3, USDA_OmykA_1.1, whole genome shotgun sequence genomic segment:
- the LOC110520653 gene encoding leucine-rich repeat neuronal protein 4, with protein MRMCCEMSPLHLISTWAFTVCVIWTTAIGDQTPVFVTPNTLTASETNTPTTSQPSTDSRPTDISSPDGHIFNSIPTDKYERLGRSTQRVLETVTVTTIAGTIKTSAAMTTVVTSATVPPKDSSTQPHIPHTVISPVATNPMATTPAPSRAPKKPPCCPHPTRMPTLPPHQFIGDEGDYDDESEEEEEVTEEEEGGKLIKENLCDFNPCLHLQRPCPEVREAKGQSCRCPGLTPTSVTPDPVVALEVWGVWPEAVRVRWCAPYSAVSKFGVWALRENGSVFSNGSVSAWSRQASVFGLKAGGRYGVCVSALNGAGTSHTRCVPVSTPVGVETVVLYVLTGLCVALGMTVVVMSVFLHRIWKMQNTHSLIEPRAHTLNNPRLTSLVSITNPAYTHTDEHTVPPSARYTQTDQLKLSTNVRNEK; from the exons atgaggatgtgttg TGAGATGTCACCTCTTCACCTGATATCCACCTGGGCCTTCACTGTGTGTGTCATTTGGACAACAGCTATAGGTGACCAGACTCCAGTTTTCGTCACTCCAAACACACTGACAGCCAGTGAGACGAACACACCCACAACCAGCCAACCTAGCACAGACAGCCGTCCAACAGACATTAGCAGTCCAGACGGACATATCTTCAACAGCATTCCAACAGACAA ATATGAGAGATTGGGGAGATCCACACAGAGAGTTCTAGAAACAGTGACCGTGACGACCATTGCAGGGACCATCAAGACCAGTGCTGCCATGACAACAGTAGTAACCAGTGCAACAGTCCCCCCTAAAGACTCAAGCACCCAGCCGCACATCCCTCACACAGTCATATCACCGGTGGCGACAAACCCCATGGCAACAACTCCAGCACCATCTCGCGCCCCCAAAAAGCCACCCTGCTGTCCTCACCCCACTCGCATGCCCACCCTTCCCCCTCATCAGTTCATAGGTGACGAGGGCGACTATGACGATGagtctgaagaagaggaggaagtaacggaggaggaggaaggaggcaaACTCATCAAGGAAAATCTGTGTGACTTTAACCCCTGCTTGCACCTGCAGAGACCCTGTCCAGAGGTCAGGGAGGCCAAGGGTCAGAGCTGCCGCTGTCCGGGCCTGACTCCAACCTCTGTGACCCCTGACCCTGTGGTGGCGCTGGAGGTGTGGGGGGTATGGCCTGAGGCTGTGAGGGTGCGTTGGTGCGCCCCCTACTCGGCTGTGAGTAAGTTTGGTGTGTGGGCGCTGAGAGAGAACGGCAGTGTGTTCAGTAACGGCAGCGTGAGCGCCTGGTCACGCCAGGCCAGTGTGTTCGGGCTAAAAGCGGGAGGGAGATATGGAGTGTGTGTAAGCGCACTGAATGGAGCTGGAACGTCACACACCCGCTGTGTGCCTGTGTCCACCCCAGTAGGTGTAGAGACGGTTGTGTTGTACGTGCTGACGGGACTGTGTGTAGCCCTGGGGATGACGGTTGTTGTGATGAGTGTGTTTCTTCACAGGATCTGGAAGATGCAAAACACACACTCTCTGATTGAGCCACGGGCACACACACTCAACAACCCACGTCTCACCAGCCTGGTTTCAATCACTAACCCGGCCTACACACACACCGACGAACACACTGTGCCTCCCTCTGCACGATACACGCAGACAGACCAGCTGAAGTTATCCACTAACGTACGCAATGAAAAATGA